Below is a window of Brachyspira hampsonii DNA.
AGAATACACAATCGAAAAGACAACTAAAGATTCATTCAAAGATATGGATATAACATTGGTTGCGGTGGGAGCTGATTTAAGTAAGAAGCTAAGCCCATTAGCAGTAAAAGCAGGAAGTATAATTGTAGATAACAGCAGTGCATTTAGAATGGATAAAAATGTTCCTTTAGTAGTTCCTGAAGTTAATCCTGAAGATGTTAAACTTCATAAAGGAATAATAGCCAATCCAAACTGTTCTACAATAATAGCTTTAGTAGCATTAGCTCCTCTTCATAAATTTGGAAAAATAAAAAGAATAATAGCTTCTACCTATCAGGCTGTTTCCGGTGCCGGTAAAGAAGGTATGGAAGAATTAGAACAGCAGATTCAAGATTATGTTGCTAAGAAAAAACTTGTTAACAAAACATTTAAATATCAAATACTTCATAATTTAATTCCTCAAATCGACTCATTCGATAAAAACGGATATACTAAAGAAGAATTAAAAATGACTAATGAAGGAAGAAAAATACTTCATGCACCTGATATACAAATAAGTTGTACTTGTGTAAGAGTTCCTGTTATAAGAAGCCATAGCGAATCTATTACAGTAGAAACTGAGAAAAAAATCACTGCTAAAAAAGCTAAAGAATTATTATCTAAAGCAAAAGGCGTGAAAGTAGTTGATGATCCTGCTAAGTTTAAATATCCTATGCCTTTGGATACTTCTGATCAAGATTTAATATATGTTGGAAGAATAAGAGATGATATCAGTGCTAAAAACTCATTAACATTTTGGTGTGCAGGAGATCAAATAAGAAAAGGGGCTGCTACAAATGCTGTACAAATAGCTGAGCTCCTTTTACCTGAATTAGAGAAAAAATCTGATAATTCTGTTCAAAAGAAACCTGCTAGAAAACCATGTGTAAGAAAATCAGCAAAAAAACAATAATTAAATAATTAGAAATATAGAGGCTATGTAATATATAATACATAGCCTCTTTTTTATTATAAAAAATTAATCTGTTTACTGAAACAAATATAATACTTATTCAAAACTAAATCAATAAATATTAGATTTAGTTCAAAAGTATAATTTCAATTAATTAAAATAAAAACAGAGAGATTAATAAAATCTCTCTGTTTTTAATCTTTAAACAATCAATTAATTAAATATTAATTATCCTAAATGTTTCTGTATTATAGGCATAAGTATTTTAATTAAAAGAAGTGCTGATAATATCCAAGTTAATAATGATATATCTTTATTTTTACCTGAAACAAATTTTAATATAGTAAATGATAATACTCCGAAAGTTATACCTTCAGCTATACTATAAGCGAAAGGCATAAATATTATACATATAAAAGCAGGAATTGCCTCTGTATAATCATTGAAATTGATTTCTAATATAGGAGTCATCATAAATAATCCTACTATAATTAAAGCGGGAGCAGTAGCAGCAGAAGGTATAGCTAAAAATATATGCGATAAAAATAATGAAACAGCAAACAATATAGCAACAACAAGCGAAGTTAATCCGGTTTTACCTCCTTCAGCAACACCTGAAGCACTTTCAACATAAGTAGTAACAGTAGAAGTACCTAAACATGCACCTACAACTGTTCCTACAGCATCGGCAAATAAAGCCTGCTTACATCTAGGAACTTCTCCATTTTTTGTAAGCATATCTGCTTTAGTACATACTCCTACTAATGTACCCACTGTATCAAACATATCAACAAAAAGGAAAGTAAATAGAACTATAAACATATTAGGAGTAAATATATTACTGAAATCTAATTTAAAAGCTATTGGTTCTAATGAAGGCGGAATAAAACTTGCATCAGGAGAAAGTTTTGTAAGTCCCATAGGAATGCCAATTATTGCTGTAATAAATATTCCTAAAAGTATAGCTCCTTTTACATTATATGCTAATAAAATTGCTGTTATAATAAGTCCTATAATAGCAAGCAATGCACTTCCTGAAGTGATATTTCCAAGTCCAAGCAAAGTAGCATCATTATTTACTATAATCTTAGAATTTTGAAGTCCTATAAAAGCTATAAATAATCCTATTCCCACAGAAATAGCTCTTTTCATATTAACAGGTATACTATTAACTATAGCCTCTCTTACATTAAAAATGGTAAGAACAACGAAAATAATACCCTCTATAAATACAGCAGTTAAAGCAGTTTCCCAGCTATACCCCATACCCAATACTACAGTATAAGCAAAGAAAGCATTAAGTCCCATTCCCGGTGCTAAAGCAAAAGGAAGATTTGCTAGTAAAGACATTATCAAAGTTGCTATTATTGAAGATACTACTGTGGCTGTAAATACTGCCCCCTTATCCATACCGGTAGCACTTAGAACACCAGGGTTTACCGCTAGTATATAAGCCATTGTCATAAAAGTAGTAAAACCTGCTATTATCTCTGTTTTTACATTAGTACCATACTCTTTAAGCTTAAAAAATTTTTCCATAGAATATATCCCTTATAACAGTTTTTTTATCCATAACTATTTATAATTATGAAAGCTATACTATATATGAGATTATAATTTTTGCAATATTTTTTATTTATAAAAACCGCTTGGGCGGGCATGCTTTTTCTAAATTAAACTATAAAAATATTTTTAGCAAATATTTAAATAAAAGCTATAAATATAAAGAGTGGGGAGTGAAAATAATTTTTTAAAATAAAATAAATCTTATTTTTATACTTATTTTATTTAAATTTTTTAGAATTTTCTCTGAATGATATGTACTTTATTTTACAATAAAAAATGAAAACTAATATAATGTACGATTAAAATATTTTTTTAGTTTATAAAAAATTCTGTTTGAATTCCCGCCCTTTATAGTTCTGAACTTTATTAAAATATATATGATTTATTATTTTTTTAAAACTAAAACAGAAATATTAGCACCCACCCAAATGCTTTTTTTATTTGTAATCTATACAACGCACGCAGAATAAAACTTGAAATATAAAGCGGTTTGAAAATGTAAATCCTTATAATATTTTAAATATTGTTCACCGTGCGTTAAAAAAATACAATTAATTATTTTGCATTACCTTAATTATTCTCTCCGTACCAATCAACATTACGAGTGAAATACATAGCAAGAGCTATAACAGCAAATAATCCTAATGTTCCCATAAGAAGGGCATAATCAGTAAGCTGAAGTATACCAAATAGGAATATATAAATTAATATATTTACCAAAGCCATTGAAAAAGCGTATTTATTAGATTTTATAATGTAGCCTATATAAATAGAAGTTAATGCCGTTACCATTAAAGCACTTAAAAAATAGCTTAAGTTAAATATTAAATGCTCTGATATAGCTAAAAGAAGAAGGTAAAATACCGCATTAGCTATTCCTATTAATATATACTGCACTGGGTGTATGCGTTTCTTTGAAAGCACTTCGCATAAAAATAATACAAAAAATGGTATGAAGATAAAAAGTATGGCATACTTTACACTTCTTGAAGTTTTCTGATAATTATCATTAAGAAGAAGAAAAGATATTAAAACATCATTAGAATTTTGATTAATATCTTTCAAATATTCATTATCATTTACTCTATTTGCATTTTCATCACTAGTCCAATACTTCGTGAATGCTGTATTAAAACTTGCTATATTCCACTCAGCATTAAAACCGTCATTATTAACTTCTCTTCTCGTTGGCAGAAATCCTCCTGTAAAACTAGGATCTTTCCATTTTGAAGATATTTTAAAAGTATTCTCAGAAGCTAAAGGTGTGATTATCAGAGAGTTTCCTCCCTGAATATCCATAGTTATATTAAAATCAAAACCATTTAATATTTTATCTCTTGAAATAGTATATAAAAATTTATTGTTAAACATATTCAAAGATATATTAATATTCTTCTCATAATATTGAAGCTCTTCATTTTGATTTACCGATACATTAGGAAGCTTCATAAGATTTTTTTTGTTTCCTATTCCCAATATAATCATAGCCTCATCATAAAGTATAATATTATTATTTTCATCTAAATTAAATATTTCAGCATTATATTTATCAAATCTCCCTGTAATATTTAATTTGGAATTAAAAATAGGAGCCTTAAATATGCCTCTGTTCAAACTTGATACTTCAACATCGCCTTCAACATTATATTCATTAGGCATATAAAAAATGTATTTTCTTATGTAGCTTATTTCTTTGGTTTCACTGTCAATAACTCTATTTAAATACGGTATTGCAATAACAATTCCCTGTATATTTGCACTATTTCCAACAGGCTCTATTATAGAAGATACCGCCTCATCTTGATATCGTATTCTATCTCTTACAACGCCGTTTATAAAACTCATAGGAATTAAAAGCAAAAGCCCTAATATCACTATTATAAGTATCTTAAAACCTAAAGTAGCTGTTAGTTTATTTAAATTTCTAATCATTAAAATAATCCATATTTATTATACTGAAAATTTGTAATTACCATTTAAGTACGAATTCAGTATAAAACTCACCATCTTTAATGGATTTAGTAATTTCCATAGTTGCTCTAATATGAGTTACAGACTCAAGTAAAAGTGTAGACCAAGAAAGTATAGCAAGTTCAATAACTTCAGGATCTTCATTAAAGTTTACTAAATGCACCACTAATAGTTTTTTTCTGGCCTTAATTAATTCTATTCTTGCCGGATCAAATAAATCAGTGAATATATGTTCTGCCGCATAACTTAAAATAAAATGCTTAGGTAAAAAGAACAATATAGGTCTTAAATACTTAGGTACAATTTGCTTAAAATGATATTCGGAAATCTCTTTAATACCTGTATTAGTACCTGCATAAAATAAATCACATACTAATTTATATGGTTTATCAAATGATGTAGAATATGGATACCATTCTTTACTTGATATTTCATTTTTAAATATTAAAGCAGATGAAGGCTCCATTGCAGTTACCCATTTCTGATATCCTTCTTCTCCAAATTTTGTTTTTATAAATTCTTTTAATATGATTAATGTTATACCTTTAACTCTCTGTGTAACAGTATCTCTTTTAGTCTTTATGTCTCTAATTTTATACTGAGATATTTCTGTTTCAAGTTCTGACAACAGTTTATTATTATCATTTGCAAATTTATTCATAATATTTGCAGAAGCAGATAAATCATTAGAACTATCAGAAATATTTATTACGCTAGTATGTATAGACTCAGATATATTTTTAAGCTTATTCATAGTTTTTGATGTAGAAATAGAAATATTATTAAGAGATTCAAGACTATTTCTTATATTACCGAGTTTATCTGCCATATCAATATACTGAGTTTTAATATGTTCACTGGACTGTGAAATTTTAGTAATAGAATCTACTATTTCATTAATAGCTTTTAACTGTTCTACAGAAGACACATGCACTGTATCCATAATCTCTGTAACTTCCTGTACATCTTTAGTAAGTACATCAAACTGCTCTGTAGATTCTGTTAAATCATTTGTAGTAATAATTATTTTTTCTTCTATGTTTTGAAGAACTTTATTAGCATTATCTGCCTGTTCATTTGAAACCTCAGATAATTTACGTATTTCTTCTGCAACAACGGCAAAACCGGAACTATATTTACCAGCATGGGCAGCCTCAATAGCAGCATTCATAGCTAAAAGGTTTGTCTGATGTGCTATATTTCTAATAGAACTTACGAAATTAGAAATAAATCCTAAAGCATTTCTCAAATCTCCTGTAGCCATAGAAGTAGCCTGCATTTTCTCTTTACTTTTTACAGAAGCCAATGACAAATCTTTAGCTTTATTTGTAGCTTTAGAAATAATAGAGTCTATATTTTCAATAGTTTTACTCATCTCCTCAACTGATGTAGCTATTTGCTCTATATTTTCGCCTTCTTCAATAATTTTATTCTGAAGTTCTCTAGTATCTCTTTCAACCAAATCAATATTACTTGTATTTGCAGATATATATTCCTGCATATTTAGATTGCTGCTTTCTACTATTTCCACCTGATTCAATTCATCATTAACATTGTTTTTAATAACTTCAATATTGTTATTAATTCCATATATTATTTCTAAATTAGAACTGATTTTTTGAGAAAGCGTATCACTCTGCTTTTTTGAAGTCAAAATAGTTCTCTTTACACTAGAAAGTATGGACTGTAAAGAATTATTTAAAAGTCCTACCCATTTAGTCATTTCCCCTATTTCATCGCCTCCGGAAATAGTAGGTATCTTAACAGTCAAATCTTTATTATCAACAGAATTACCTATAGCATCTGATATCTTTGTTATAGAACTGAATAATAATTTAATGAAGAATACAATAGTAATTATTGCCATTAAGAATGCTATTATTATAGTATAGAATATAGTATTATTCATATCTTTTATCTGTGCTGTATAATATGAATTAGGAATAAGCATTACTATATTGATAAGCCCTGAAATATTGGCAACATAAGATTTATATAATGCGTTATTTATTTCTACTTCATCTGTTCTGCTGTATCCTGCAGCTAAATTAGAATTAAATATTTCATAGTATTGAGGGAATAGTACATCTACTCGTGCATTTATTAAATCAGGATTTTGAGAATTCATAATAGCTGAATTTTTTTTATCAATTATCATTATATCAGCACCTTCTATGGCAAGAATGTCTTTTATAATATCTGAAGAATAATTAAAAAGCACCCCTACATTTGCTATTCCAACAATTCTTTCTTCATTTTCAATATCAGGTATTGTTGAAGATATATTAAAAGTTATACCGATATTTTTACCTTCATCAATCATATATGGCTTTAATATTTGTCTTCGTAATATACTTCTATATACCTGATTATAACTATTTGTTAAAGTATCCCACATAATTCTATTTGTAGTATTTATTTTCACAAATTCCTTATTAAAGGTAGAATATCTATAAAGAGTAAAAGGCTCATTTGCATTTCCCATAGATTGAGGGTGAAATAAAATACTAACTATTCTATTAAAATATAATTGAGATTCATTTACAGTAGCTGATAGGAAATTTTTAAAATACTCATCTCTTTGCTGAGTAGGCATATTTTTTATATTATTATAAACGACTGAAAGAGTAGTAGAAATCTTTGCCGATTCTTCTCTTGCTGAAATTATATTATATTCAAATTCTTTTTCTATTAGTTTAAATCTATTATCCAAACTTCTTTCTATGATAGCAGAAAAAGTTTCAGTATTTAAAGTATTACTCAAGAAATTGGTGCTGAAAGCAACCAAAACCATAACTCCGACTATTATTAAAATTATACGAATCTTTATACCCATTTCAAAATGCTCCTGTGTAATTAATATCGGCATTGGAAGTATATATTTTAAAGAATTATATCTATAATATATTTAAAACTAATAGCTGTAAAGAGATATTAATAAAAAAGTATAATATTTTTTAAATATAAAAATAGGCGGCATCTGCTTTTATGATACCGCCTCAAAAATCTATATATTACTTACACACCCATTCTATTTATCACAACATCTAAAAGCTGATCCATAATGCTTACAACTCTTGCAGATGCATTATAACCATGC
It encodes the following:
- a CDS encoding aspartate-semialdehyde dehydrogenase, whose translation is MKKVNLCLLGASGAVGQEMLKVLEERKFPINELRLLGNREAGKKVKFNGKEYTIEKTTKDSFKDMDITLVAVGADLSKKLSPLAVKAGSIIVDNSSAFRMDKNVPLVVPEVNPEDVKLHKGIIANPNCSTIIALVALAPLHKFGKIKRIIASTYQAVSGAGKEGMEELEQQIQDYVAKKKLVNKTFKYQILHNLIPQIDSFDKNGYTKEELKMTNEGRKILHAPDIQISCTCVRVPVIRSHSESITVETEKKITAKKAKELLSKAKGVKVVDDPAKFKYPMPLDTSDQDLIYVGRIRDDISAKNSLTFWCAGDQIRKGAATNAVQIAELLLPELEKKSDNSVQKKPARKPCVRKSAKKQ
- a CDS encoding NCS2 family permease, which translates into the protein MEKFFKLKEYGTNVKTEIIAGFTTFMTMAYILAVNPGVLSATGMDKGAVFTATVVSSIIATLIMSLLANLPFALAPGMGLNAFFAYTVVLGMGYSWETALTAVFIEGIIFVVLTIFNVREAIVNSIPVNMKRAISVGIGLFIAFIGLQNSKIIVNNDATLLGLGNITSGSALLAIIGLIITAILLAYNVKGAILLGIFITAIIGIPMGLTKLSPDASFIPPSLEPIAFKLDFSNIFTPNMFIVLFTFLFVDMFDTVGTLVGVCTKADMLTKNGEVPRCKQALFADAVGTVVGACLGTSTVTTYVESASGVAEGGKTGLTSLVVAILFAVSLFLSHIFLAIPSAATAPALIIVGLFMMTPILEINFNDYTEAIPAFICIIFMPFAYSIAEGITFGVLSFTILKFVSGKNKDISLLTWILSALLLIKILMPIIQKHLG
- the creD gene encoding cell envelope integrity protein CreD, which gives rise to MIRNLNKLTATLGFKILIIVILGLLLLIPMSFINGVVRDRIRYQDEAVSSIIEPVGNSANIQGIVIAIPYLNRVIDSETKEISYIRKYIFYMPNEYNVEGDVEVSSLNRGIFKAPIFNSKLNITGRFDKYNAEIFNLDENNNIILYDEAMIILGIGNKKNLMKLPNVSVNQNEELQYYEKNINISLNMFNNKFLYTISRDKILNGFDFNITMDIQGGNSLIITPLASENTFKISSKWKDPSFTGGFLPTRREVNNDGFNAEWNIASFNTAFTKYWTSDENANRVNDNEYLKDINQNSNDVLISFLLLNDNYQKTSRSVKYAILFIFIPFFVLFLCEVLSKKRIHPVQYILIGIANAVFYLLLLAISEHLIFNLSYFLSALMVTALTSIYIGYIIKSNKYAFSMALVNILIYIFLFGILQLTDYALLMGTLGLFAVIALAMYFTRNVDWYGENN
- a CDS encoding methyl-accepting chemotaxis protein is translated as MGIKIRIILIIVGVMVLVAFSTNFLSNTLNTETFSAIIERSLDNRFKLIEKEFEYNIISAREESAKISTTLSVVYNNIKNMPTQQRDEYFKNFLSATVNESQLYFNRIVSILFHPQSMGNANEPFTLYRYSTFNKEFVKINTTNRIMWDTLTNSYNQVYRSILRRQILKPYMIDEGKNIGITFNISSTIPDIENEERIVGIANVGVLFNYSSDIIKDILAIEGADIMIIDKKNSAIMNSQNPDLINARVDVLFPQYYEIFNSNLAAGYSRTDEVEINNALYKSYVANISGLINIVMLIPNSYYTAQIKDMNNTIFYTIIIAFLMAIITIVFFIKLLFSSITKISDAIGNSVDNKDLTVKIPTISGGDEIGEMTKWVGLLNNSLQSILSSVKRTILTSKKQSDTLSQKISSNLEIIYGINNNIEVIKNNVNDELNQVEIVESSNLNMQEYISANTSNIDLVERDTRELQNKIIEEGENIEQIATSVEEMSKTIENIDSIISKATNKAKDLSLASVKSKEKMQATSMATGDLRNALGFISNFVSSIRNIAHQTNLLAMNAAIEAAHAGKYSSGFAVVAEEIRKLSEVSNEQADNANKVLQNIEEKIIITTNDLTESTEQFDVLTKDVQEVTEIMDTVHVSSVEQLKAINEIVDSITKISQSSEHIKTQYIDMADKLGNIRNSLESLNNISISTSKTMNKLKNISESIHTSVINISDSSNDLSASANIMNKFANDNNKLLSELETEISQYKIRDIKTKRDTVTQRVKGITLIILKEFIKTKFGEEGYQKWVTAMEPSSALIFKNEISSKEWYPYSTSFDKPYKLVCDLFYAGTNTGIKEISEYHFKQIVPKYLRPILFFLPKHFILSYAAEHIFTDLFDPARIELIKARKKLLVVHLVNFNEDPEVIELAILSWSTLLLESVTHIRATMEITKSIKDGEFYTEFVLKW